A window from Chaetodon trifascialis isolate fChaTrf1 chromosome 5, fChaTrf1.hap1, whole genome shotgun sequence encodes these proteins:
- the gpr101 gene encoding probable G-protein coupled receptor 101, with translation MPSSQAPGVGTNFTSVPWEPGFSGQDLVWSSTANSVAKMVLISLIVCVSLFGNVVVLLVFQRKPQLLHVANRFVLNLLLADLLQTILVMPFAIAATMPGVWPLDARLCQALVVLMHLFAFAGVNTIIVVSVDRYLAIIHPLSYPTRMTPHLGTNLIICTWVLSFLQSTPPLYGWGAIDFDRHHNVCSVVWSSSLSYSAVVSTFSFWLPVLIMLGCYWMVFRAARRQNALVHPIQTQSYSQPCPQDFQGPSSPQRQPQPQPQPQQASSPEGPYSARGYPVRVRHRRFHYHCKAARVVFVIMASYILSMGPYSILNTISMSARAAVPPWLSSLALVLFFLQCCLHPYIYGYMHRSVRKEFLALLYGLFCKQGRPSQSSAVESCFTTTEGRFGAHSHLPSLTARVFPLRTWEECTTSSSPTCERKSRDSRKETTSTSVSSERELTVHSKQST, from the coding sequence ATGCCAAGCTCTCAGGCGCCCGGCGTGGGCACAAATTTTACCAGTGTTCCCTGGGAGCCTGGTTTCTCCGGTCAAGACCTGGTCTGGTCCTCCACCGCTAACAGCGTGGCGAAGATGGTGCTCATAtctctcattgtgtgtgtgtcgttgtTTGGGAATGTGGTGGTTCTGCTGGTGTTCCAGAGGAAGCCTCAGCTCCTTCACGTGGCGAACCGCTTCGTCCTCAACCTCCTCTTGGCAGACTTGCTCCAGACCATATTAGTCATGCCCTTTGCCATTGCGGCCACCATGCCGGGTGTGTGGCCCCTGGATGCCCGATTGTGCCAGGCTCTGGTGGTGCTCATGCACCTTTTCGCATTTGCTGGAGTCAACACCATTATAGTTGTCTCTGTGGATCGCTACCTGGCCATCATCCACCCTTTGTCCTATCCCACCCGTATGACCCCTCACCTGGGCACCAACCTGATCATCTGCACCTGGGTGCTCAGTTTCCTGCAAAGCACGCCACCACTCTATGGCTGGGGGGCCATTGACTTTGACCGCCATCACAACGTTTGCTCAGTGGTGTGGTCCTCCAGCCTGTCCTACTCTGCCGTGGTGTCCACCTTCTCCTTCTGGCTGCCTGTGCTCATCATGCTGGGATGTTACTGGATGGTGTTCAGAGCAGCTCGGAGGCAAAACGCACTCGTGCACCCTATACAGACACAATCCTACTCCCAGCCCTGCCCGCAGGACTTCCAGGGACCTAGCAGTCCACAACGGCAGCCTCAACcacagccccagccccagcagGCCAGTTCACCCGAAGGCCCCTACTCAGCCAGAGGGTACCCTGTTCGAGTTAGGCACAGACGCTTCCACTACCACTGCAAAGCAGCTCGTGTCGTCTTTGTGATCATGGCGTCTTATATCCTCAGCATGGGGCCTTACAGCATACTAAATACTATATCTATGAGCGCCAGAGCAGCTGTACCCCCCTGGTTGTCCTCCCTTGCCCTCGTGCTCTTCTTTTTGCAGTGTTGCCTCCACCCGTACATTTACGGCTACATGCACCGTAGCGTGAGGAAGGAATTCCTAGCATTGCTCTACGGGCTGTTCTGCAAACAGGGCCGTCCCAGCCAGAGCTCCGCCGTGGAGAGCTGCTTCACAACTACAGAGGGACGTTTCGGTGCCCACTCTCACCTGCCCAGCCTGACTGCTCGAGTCTTCCCTCTGCGGACTTGGGAAGAGTGCACAACATCCTCCTCCCCCACTTGTGAGAGGAAGTCGCGGGACAGCCGTAAAGAGACCACCTCCACCAGCGTCAGCTCTGAGAGGGAGCTCACAGTCCACAGCAAACAAAGCACATAA